Within the Cryptococcus deuterogattii R265 chromosome 14, complete sequence genome, the region TTTTGATTCCACCGATGCCTCGAGTAAAAAGGACATGAAAGAGTCATGGTGgaggggtggagggaggtCTGACTTTGACTCGCGCACGCTCATCACACTTTCGTCGTTGTGTTGGTACTCTTGCATTGTTTTCAGCACTTCACGACATCTACTGCTCTCAGCCTGcaacctcttctgcttATCCGCACCACCAACATGACCATCCACGCTCTCTGGATAATAAGCAAAGCAGGTGGTCTTGTCTTTTCCCGTTCTTACAGTGGTGCGTTTCCtgctcatctcctccttatACGAGTACTAATCTCATCGCTCTTCTGTAAATCACATTGCAACCGCAATCCTACGCCATATCGCtgacatcatcctccctcaCACAAAAACCTAAACAAAAACGAAAACTCAAACAGACGCCCTTCCCCAATTACCAGTCAACACTATCCTCACGCTCGCGGGTATCTTGCACGGTATTCACGCTATCACCGCACGTCTAACCCCTTCATCCGCTACTTACAGCCAAAACCAAAACCATGGGCCAGCGCCAGGGTCAACGGGAGGGCTGGAAAGTTTTGAGGCAGAGGGATGGGGTGGAAAGGTGTTTTTGACTCCTACCGGTGAGCTTGATCTTGGATTTTTGTCTGTGTCATGATAAGGGGGCGATGtagggagatggaaggtcgagggaggagagtgatAGGGTAGAGTGAGGGCTGGGATTGGAATGAACCCTTAGCTGTGGATGGTGTACAATAATGACGACGAGAGGGGATTCGACGGCACTCAACGTCATTCAAATCCAAACGACATGAAAGATCATCTACTGACCCTCTTTCTCGTTCTTCTTACCTCTACACCTTTTGGGGGCAATGGGCAAATAGGCACAAAGTTTGTATTGCTACATTCGCTACCACAAGCAGGCTTGGACGATCTTCTAAAACGGATATACGAAATTTGTAAGTCCCAAGTCAATCGACGATACCCaccccctccaccacccttcttatttctctcctttcattctctttccctcacGCCCAGACTtgttctcatctctctctgagaaagaaagaacaaTAGAATTATACAATTCGAGAccatggagaagaaaataGCAATTGCCCTTTGACAAGACGTCctatccctccttcttactTCGCCTGATGTCCCCGCATGCTTCAATAGTCTACAAATCATACAGAGCTGACTActtttctcccttctcacCATAGACGCAGACACAGTCATGAAAAACCCCTTTCACACCCTCGAGATGCCAATAAATAGCGCCTTATTCGATGAAAAGCTGGGAGTACTGATGGGTGGGGTGAATGCTGCGTAAGCGTGAGTCGCAAAAGACTCCTGAGGACGCCTAAGAATTCGAGGTCTTTGTACGGAGGacagaaaaaagggaaggggTGAATGAGGTACATAGATAAGAGGCAAGTTGAAAACTGCGACTGTGACGTTTAGCATTAGATTATGAGACAAAGAACGGTTTGTATATGAAACATGTACTTTTAACTGcattcatctcctctttttctaGACTTTAAATCCTTTTTTCTGTCACTTCTGATTACGTTATTTATTCGCTTCAATCATCtatttcttcatcttctaaCTTTCTTCAACCTGCACCTTTGATCGACTTCTTGTCGGAGAGAGATGTATATGGGTCCACCCTACTCAACCAGCGGGGgaaaggcagaagaggagagggtcTTAACCAGTCCAAGCATCAAGCTTTTCCTTTACAACATTATTCAGCTGATCTTCAATTTTCCCATCCCCGTCCATAACGTCGATGGTGAACCCAATGGTGGAGGGCGTCGTAGCGATGGCGAGGGCTGTTTGGGCGACTAGTTCTCGCCTGAGGGTAGGAT harbors:
- a CDS encoding protein transporter, encoding MTIHALWIISKAGGLVFSRSYSDALPQLPVNTILTLAGILHGIHAITARLTPSSATYSQNQNHGPAPGSTGGLESFEAEGWGGKVFLTPTGTKFVLLHSLPQAGLDDLLKRIYEIYADTVMKNPFHTLEMPINSALFDEKLGVLMGGVNAA